From Pseudomonas poae, the proteins below share one genomic window:
- a CDS encoding serine acetyltransferase → MSERSSHWQLQTIVSQLRGARDQWRTRNGRLSGEHGGRELPSREAVAQILESLCGALFPMRLGPVDLREESEDFYVGHTLDVALNALLAQARLELRYAARQGGQDDGAVDALAIRLIQDFALALPSLRSLLDTDVLAAYHGDPAARSVDEVLLCYPGILAVIHHRLAHHLYRAGLPLLARISAEIAHSATGIDIHPGAQIGPSFFIDHGTGVVIGETAIIGERVRIYQAVTLGAKRFPADEDGQLQKGHPRHPIVEDDVVIYAGATILGRITIGKGSTIGGNVWLTRSVPAGANITQANLQHDDGAQK, encoded by the coding sequence GTGAGTGAGCGTTCCAGTCATTGGCAATTGCAGACCATCGTCAGTCAACTGCGCGGCGCCCGGGACCAGTGGCGAACGCGCAATGGCCGCTTGAGCGGCGAGCATGGCGGCCGCGAATTGCCGTCCCGCGAGGCCGTGGCGCAAATCCTCGAATCGCTGTGCGGGGCGCTGTTTCCGATGCGCCTGGGGCCGGTGGACCTGCGTGAAGAGAGTGAAGACTTTTACGTCGGCCACACCCTTGATGTCGCCTTGAATGCGTTGCTCGCCCAGGCTCGCCTGGAGTTGCGTTACGCCGCACGCCAAGGGGGCCAGGATGACGGCGCAGTGGACGCGTTGGCCATCCGCCTGATCCAGGATTTCGCGTTGGCCTTGCCGTCCCTGCGCAGCCTGCTGGACACCGACGTGCTGGCCGCCTACCACGGCGACCCGGCTGCGCGCAGCGTAGATGAAGTGTTGCTGTGCTATCCGGGGATTCTGGCGGTGATTCACCATCGCCTGGCGCACCACTTGTATCGCGCCGGGTTGCCGCTGTTGGCGCGGATCAGCGCGGAAATTGCCCACTCGGCCACTGGTATTGATATCCACCCGGGCGCGCAGATCGGCCCGAGTTTCTTTATCGATCATGGAACGGGTGTAGTGATCGGCGAAACCGCGATCATCGGCGAGCGGGTGCGCATTTACCAGGCCGTGACTTTGGGGGCCAAGCGCTTCCCGGCGGATGAGGATGGGCAGTTGCAGAAGGGCCATCCACGTCACCCGATTGTTGAGGATGATGTGGTGATCTATGCCGGGGCGACGATCCTGGGGCGCATCACCATCGGCAAGGGCTCGACCATCGGCGGCAATGTGTG